The Streptomyces sp. NBC_00162 genome window below encodes:
- a CDS encoding alpha/beta fold hydrolase gives MSSTELPGVRSTAEPSALAGAVRVANGEQLRTVALPGLELAVRVRPPVRTDLPPALFVHGLGGSSQNWSELMERLAGTVDGEALDLPGFGWSPPPADRDYSVTAFARVVIRHLDAAGRGPVHLFGNSLGGAVSTRVAAVRPDLVRTLTLVSPALPELRVQKSAVPTALLAVPGMAALLGRIAQGLTAEQRTQGVTELCYGDPARVTPEGFRNAVEEMERRMALPYFWESLTRSSRGIVDAYTLGGQHGLWRQAQRVLAPALLVYGGRDQLVSYRMAHKAAAAFRGSRLLCLPEAGHVAMMEYPEVVAAAFRELLRDTEDGRG, from the coding sequence ATGTCTTCGACCGAGCTGCCGGGTGTACGGTCCACCGCCGAGCCGTCCGCCCTGGCGGGAGCGGTCCGGGTGGCCAATGGAGAGCAGCTGCGCACCGTCGCGCTGCCCGGGCTGGAACTGGCCGTCCGGGTGCGCCCGCCCGTCCGTACGGACCTGCCGCCCGCCCTGTTCGTCCACGGACTCGGCGGTTCCTCGCAGAACTGGTCGGAGCTCATGGAGCGGCTGGCGGGCACCGTCGACGGCGAGGCCCTCGACCTGCCCGGCTTCGGCTGGTCCCCGCCGCCCGCCGACCGGGACTACTCCGTCACCGCCTTCGCCCGCGTGGTCATCCGGCACCTCGACGCCGCCGGACGCGGGCCGGTCCACCTCTTCGGGAACTCCCTCGGCGGCGCCGTTTCCACCCGGGTCGCGGCCGTCCGGCCCGACCTCGTCCGCACGCTCACGCTGGTCTCGCCCGCCCTGCCCGAACTGCGCGTGCAGAAGTCGGCCGTGCCGACCGCGCTGCTCGCCGTACCGGGGATGGCCGCGCTCCTGGGCCGGATCGCGCAGGGCCTGACCGCCGAACAGCGCACCCAAGGGGTGACGGAGCTCTGCTACGGCGACCCCGCGCGGGTGACGCCGGAGGGATTCCGCAACGCGGTCGAGGAGATGGAACGGCGGATGGCCCTGCCGTACTTCTGGGAGTCCCTGACCCGCTCCTCGCGCGGCATCGTCGACGCCTACACCCTCGGCGGGCAGCACGGACTGTGGCGGCAGGCGCAGCGGGTACTCGCCCCGGCCCTGCTGGTCTACGGTGGCAGGGACCAGCTGGTCTCGTACCGTATGGCGCACAAGGCGGCCGCTGCCTTCCGGGGCTCGCGGCTGCTGTGCCTGCCCGAGGCCGGGCACGTGGCGATGATGGAGTACCCCGAGGTGGTGGCCGCCGCCTTCCGGGAGCTGCTCCGAGATACCGAAGACGGCAGAGGCTGA
- a CDS encoding DUF3107 domain-containing protein, whose protein sequence is MEVKIGVQHAPREIVLESDLSAEELETIVAAALSGTAPLLSLTDTKGRKVLVPSDRLSYVDLGEPSARKVGFGAL, encoded by the coding sequence GTGGAGGTCAAGATCGGCGTGCAGCACGCACCCCGGGAGATCGTGCTGGAGAGCGACCTGAGCGCCGAGGAGCTGGAGACCATCGTCGCCGCCGCGCTGTCCGGCACGGCGCCGCTGCTCAGCCTCACCGACACCAAGGGCCGCAAGGTTCTGGTGCCGTCCGACCGCCTGTCGTACGTCGACCTGGGCGAGCCGAGCGCGCGCAAGGTCGGCTTCGGAGCGCTCTGA
- a CDS encoding PHP domain-containing protein — protein MRIDLHTHSTASDGTDTPAELVRNAAGAGLDVVALTDHDTVGGYAQAIAALPAGLTLVTGAELSCRLDGVGLHMLAYLFDPEEPELARERELVRDDRTPRAQTMVGKLRALGVDVTWEQVARIAGDGSVGRPHIATALVELGVVPTVSDAFTPDWLADGGRAYAEKHELDPFDAIRLVKAAGGVTVFAHPAAVKRGECVPEAAIAELAAAGLDGIEVDHMDHDTDTRARLRGLAADLGLLTTGSSDYHGSRKTCRLGEYTTDPEIYGEITRRATGAFPVPGAGGREG, from the coding sequence GTGCGCATCGACCTGCACACCCACTCCACGGCTTCCGACGGTACGGACACCCCCGCCGAGCTGGTGCGCAATGCCGCCGGCGCGGGGCTGGACGTGGTCGCGCTGACCGACCACGACACCGTGGGCGGATACGCCCAGGCCATCGCCGCGCTGCCCGCCGGGCTGACGCTGGTGACCGGAGCCGAGCTGTCCTGCCGGCTCGACGGGGTCGGGCTGCACATGCTCGCCTACCTCTTCGACCCCGAGGAGCCCGAGCTCGCCCGCGAGCGGGAACTCGTACGGGACGACCGCACCCCCCGCGCGCAGACCATGGTCGGCAAGCTCCGGGCGCTCGGCGTGGACGTCACCTGGGAGCAGGTGGCCCGGATCGCCGGTGACGGCTCCGTGGGGCGGCCGCACATCGCGACCGCGCTGGTCGAGCTGGGCGTCGTACCCACCGTGTCGGACGCCTTCACGCCCGACTGGCTCGCCGATGGCGGCCGGGCGTACGCCGAGAAGCACGAGCTCGACCCCTTCGACGCCATCCGCCTGGTCAAGGCGGCCGGCGGGGTCACCGTCTTCGCCCACCCCGCCGCCGTCAAGCGCGGCGAGTGCGTGCCCGAGGCGGCGATAGCCGAGCTGGCGGCCGCGGGCCTGGACGGCATCGAGGTGGACCACATGGACCACGACACCGACACCCGCGCGCGGCTGCGCGGCCTGGCGGCGGACCTCGGACTGCTGACCACCGGCTCCAGCGACTACCACGGCAGCCGCAAGACCTGCCGGCTCGGGGAGTACACGACCGACCCCGAGATCTACGGCGAGATCACGCGCCGCGCGACCGGGGCCTTCCCTGTGCCCGGCGCCGGCGGACGTGAGGGTTAG
- a CDS encoding ferritin-like domain-containing protein — MSTVENASPADDGTPAEAVGIAAQDWAAASASPQYRAAVVDLLGALAYGELAAFERLAEDAKLAPTLDDKAELAAMASAEFHHFERLRDRLAAIDAEPTASMQPFAKGVDDFHRQTAPSDWLEGLVKAYVGDSIASDFYREVASHLDTDTRALVLGVLDDTGHGNFAVEKVRAAIEADPRCGGRLALWARRLMGEALSQAQRVVAERDALSTMLVGGVDGMAAGFDLAAVGEMFTRITKAHTKRMAALGLAA, encoded by the coding sequence ATGTCGACCGTAGAAAACGCCTCGCCCGCCGACGACGGCACGCCCGCCGAAGCCGTGGGCATCGCCGCCCAGGACTGGGCGGCCGCCTCCGCCTCGCCGCAGTACCGGGCCGCCGTCGTGGACCTGCTCGGCGCGCTCGCGTACGGAGAACTCGCGGCTTTCGAGCGCCTCGCGGAGGACGCGAAGCTCGCGCCCACCCTCGACGACAAGGCCGAGCTCGCCGCCATGGCCTCCGCCGAGTTCCACCACTTCGAGCGGCTGCGCGACCGGCTCGCGGCGATCGACGCCGAGCCCACCGCCTCCATGCAGCCCTTCGCCAAGGGCGTGGACGACTTCCACCGCCAGACCGCTCCGTCGGACTGGCTGGAGGGCCTGGTCAAGGCCTACGTCGGCGACTCGATCGCCAGCGACTTCTACCGCGAGGTCGCCAGCCACCTGGACACCGACACCCGGGCCCTCGTCCTCGGTGTGCTCGACGACACCGGTCACGGCAACTTCGCCGTCGAGAAGGTGCGCGCCGCCATCGAGGCGGACCCGCGCTGCGGCGGCCGGCTCGCGCTGTGGGCCCGCCGGCTGATGGGCGAGGCCCTCTCGCAGGCCCAGCGCGTGGTCGCCGAGCGCGACGCGCTCTCCACCATGCTGGTCGGCGGAGTCGACGGGATGGCCGCCGGCTTCGACCTCGCGGCCGTCGGCGAGATGTTCACCCGGATCACCAAGGCGCACACCAAGCGGATGGCGGCCCTCGGCCTCGCCGCGTAG
- a CDS encoding MarC family protein — protein MFDFAVFGSLFLTLFVIMDPPGITPIFLALTSGRPAKVQRKMAWQAVCVAFGVIAVFGICGQQILDYLHVSVPALMIAGGLLLLLIALDLLTGKTDEPKQTKDVNVALVPLGMPLLAGPGAIVSVILAVQKADGFGGQVSVWCAIIAMHVVLWLTMRYSLVIIRVIRDGGVVLVTRLAGMMLSAIAVQQIINGVLQVVQGA, from the coding sequence GTGTTCGACTTCGCCGTCTTCGGATCCCTTTTTCTCACGCTTTTTGTGATTATGGACCCCCCGGGGATCACGCCGATCTTCCTCGCCCTGACCTCCGGGCGCCCCGCCAAGGTGCAGCGCAAAATGGCCTGGCAGGCCGTCTGCGTGGCCTTCGGCGTCATCGCGGTCTTCGGTATCTGCGGCCAGCAGATCCTGGACTACCTGCACGTCTCCGTCCCGGCGCTGATGATCGCCGGTGGTCTGCTGCTCCTGCTCATCGCGCTCGACCTGCTCACCGGCAAGACCGACGAGCCGAAGCAGACGAAGGACGTCAACGTCGCCCTGGTCCCGCTGGGCATGCCGCTGCTGGCCGGCCCCGGTGCGATCGTGTCCGTGATCCTGGCCGTGCAGAAGGCCGACGGGTTCGGCGGCCAGGTCTCGGTCTGGTGCGCGATCATCGCCATGCACGTCGTGCTGTGGCTGACCATGCGCTACTCGCTGGTGATCATCCGGGTCATCAGGGACGGCGGCGTGGTCCTCGTGACCCGGCTCGCCGGCATGATGCTCTCCGCGATCGCCGTCCAGCAGATCATCAACGGTGTGCTCCAGGTCGTACAGGGCGCCTGA
- a CDS encoding alpha/beta fold hydrolase yields the protein MSKPPRLTLPPRARAYLLDTDRGAFAVHEAGAPVRGTALLVPGFTGSKEDFIALLEPLAAAGYRVVAVDGRGQYQSPGPREESAYALEELAGDVLAQAAALDAGPVHLVGHSLGGLVSRAAVLRDASPFASLTLMSSGPAAISEEQQARTKLLVAALEALREDMPAVWEAMRAHDPEDAVADSPELARFLRERWLATVPEQLIATGRVLISEPDRVAELAAVPLPKLVLSGAVDNAWPVPLMDDMAERLSASRVIVERAEHSPNAENPQVTAGALAAFWDACTAE from the coding sequence ATGAGCAAGCCGCCGCGCCTCACCCTGCCCCCGCGCGCCCGCGCGTACCTCCTCGACACCGACCGGGGCGCGTTCGCCGTCCACGAGGCCGGTGCGCCCGTCCGCGGGACCGCCCTGCTGGTGCCCGGGTTCACGGGCAGCAAGGAGGACTTCATCGCCCTCCTGGAGCCGCTGGCCGCCGCCGGGTACCGCGTCGTCGCCGTCGACGGCCGCGGCCAGTACCAGAGCCCCGGCCCGCGCGAGGAGTCCGCGTACGCGCTGGAGGAGCTGGCGGGGGACGTCCTCGCGCAGGCCGCCGCGCTGGACGCGGGCCCGGTCCACCTGGTCGGGCACTCCCTCGGCGGGCTGGTCTCGCGCGCCGCCGTACTCCGCGACGCCTCGCCCTTCGCCTCGCTCACGCTGATGAGCAGCGGGCCCGCCGCGATCTCCGAGGAGCAGCAGGCGCGCACGAAGCTGCTGGTGGCGGCCCTGGAGGCGCTGCGTGAGGACATGCCGGCGGTGTGGGAGGCGATGCGCGCCCATGACCCCGAGGACGCCGTCGCGGACTCGCCCGAGCTGGCGCGGTTCCTGCGCGAGCGGTGGCTGGCCACCGTCCCCGAGCAGCTGATAGCCACGGGCCGGGTACTGATCTCCGAGCCGGACCGGGTCGCGGAGCTGGCGGCCGTCCCGCTCCCGAAGCTGGTGCTGTCGGGAGCCGTGGACAACGCCTGGCCGGTGCCGTTGATGGATGACATGGCGGAGCGCCTGAGCGCTTCGCGTGTGATCGTCGAGCGCGCCGAGCACTCCCCCAATGCGGAGAATCCGCAGGTCACGGCGGGTGCGCTGGCTGCGTTCTGGGACGCGTGCACCGCAGAGTAG
- a CDS encoding DUF3152 domain-containing protein, with the protein MGRHSRKAPAPAPAPAPAPAPARQPYERPPAYEERTRARPEPTVTHQGYVAEERPAPGGHPQQYESGGAWGAGAGADSVYGDWRGVPRPRTATALLDSDTPAFGTPAVGFPQVTLAPPDAEPPYEHALDPVTSTGSHRRVPGPRKPADAPVEPERPDSGRGTKTRTYTGMAAAAVTTVLAVVVAVQVVSDGERVQHGTLAATDGGRADEAASRSDDRPTPDAPAQAPAPAQELTYEQKMAQQLPIDAKLTGSGAFDTVPGVAKAPGKGKLVRYRVDVEQGLGLDPQLFAEAVHRTLNDDRSWGHGGTKTFERVPGGEADFVITLASPGTTGKWCAKSGLDTTVDNVSCDSAATDRVMINAYRWAQGSATYGPDQMVAYRQMLINHEVGHRLGHGHVSCRTPGALAPIMQQQTKSLDIDGIQCKPNPWVFPGS; encoded by the coding sequence GTGGGACGACATAGTCGCAAGGCCCCCGCGCCTGCCCCGGCGCCCGCACCCGCACCGGCCCCCGCACGTCAGCCGTACGAGCGGCCGCCGGCGTACGAGGAACGCACCCGGGCCCGGCCCGAGCCCACCGTCACCCACCAGGGGTACGTGGCCGAGGAGCGGCCCGCTCCGGGCGGCCACCCCCAGCAGTACGAGTCCGGCGGCGCCTGGGGAGCCGGAGCCGGAGCCGACTCCGTGTACGGGGACTGGCGCGGCGTCCCGCGCCCCCGGACCGCGACCGCCCTGCTGGACTCCGACACCCCGGCCTTCGGCACCCCCGCGGTCGGCTTCCCGCAGGTCACCCTGGCTCCGCCGGACGCCGAGCCCCCCTACGAGCACGCCCTCGACCCCGTCACCTCCACCGGCTCGCACCGCCGGGTGCCCGGGCCGCGCAAGCCGGCCGACGCGCCCGTGGAGCCGGAGCGGCCCGACTCCGGCCGCGGTACGAAGACACGCACCTACACCGGCATGGCCGCCGCGGCCGTCACCACCGTCCTCGCCGTCGTCGTCGCCGTCCAGGTGGTCTCCGACGGCGAGAGAGTCCAGCACGGCACGCTCGCCGCGACCGACGGCGGCCGGGCCGACGAGGCCGCCTCCCGCTCCGACGACCGCCCGACGCCGGACGCGCCCGCGCAGGCACCCGCGCCCGCGCAAGAGCTCACGTACGAGCAGAAGATGGCCCAGCAGCTGCCGATTGACGCGAAGCTCACCGGCTCCGGCGCCTTCGACACGGTGCCCGGCGTGGCCAAGGCCCCCGGCAAGGGCAAACTCGTGCGCTACCGGGTCGACGTGGAGCAGGGCCTGGGGCTGGACCCGCAGCTGTTCGCCGAGGCCGTCCACCGCACCCTCAACGACGACCGCAGCTGGGGCCACGGCGGCACGAAGACCTTCGAGCGGGTGCCGGGCGGCGAGGCCGACTTCGTGATCACCCTCGCGAGCCCCGGGACCACCGGGAAGTGGTGCGCCAAGTCCGGGCTGGACACGACCGTCGACAACGTCTCCTGCGACTCCGCGGCCACCGACCGCGTGATGATCAACGCGTACCGCTGGGCCCAGGGCTCCGCCACCTACGGGCCGGACCAGATGGTCGCCTACCGGCAGATGCTCATCAACCACGAGGTCGGCCACCGGCTCGGGCACGGCCACGTGAGCTGCCGCACGCCGGGCGCTCTCGCCCCGATCATGCAGCAGCAGACCAAGTCGCTCGACATCGACGGGATCCAGTGCAAGCCCAACCCCTGGGTGTTCCCCGGTAGCTGA
- a CDS encoding DUF6758 family protein, protein MRGEPSCPKCGGRVRAPGLFSDSWQCAVHGAVHPLQPVIPPSVEGLSVVVHRTKVPVWMPWPLPVGWLFTGVASAGDDRSGGRATAVACSGPGPLGGMGELLLVAEELGVGLGARFAGIDGPDPGSHIDVSAPPHAKVVAAGRPTPLWHLKGAPDDRAVFAGEARGLWLWAIVWPEQTGLLMYDELVLTDLRDAGAEIELLPCGALSPRILGPG, encoded by the coding sequence ATGAGGGGCGAACCAAGTTGCCCGAAGTGCGGTGGCCGGGTCAGAGCGCCCGGTCTCTTCTCCGACTCCTGGCAGTGCGCTGTGCACGGCGCTGTCCACCCTCTGCAACCCGTCATCCCGCCCAGCGTCGAAGGCCTGAGCGTGGTCGTGCACCGGACGAAGGTGCCGGTGTGGATGCCGTGGCCGCTCCCGGTGGGGTGGCTGTTCACCGGGGTCGCCTCCGCCGGCGACGACCGCAGCGGGGGGCGGGCGACGGCCGTGGCCTGCTCGGGTCCCGGTCCGCTGGGCGGCATGGGTGAGCTGCTGCTGGTCGCCGAGGAGCTCGGAGTGGGGCTCGGCGCGCGGTTCGCGGGCATCGACGGCCCGGACCCCGGCTCGCACATCGACGTGTCGGCGCCGCCGCACGCCAAGGTGGTCGCGGCGGGCCGCCCGACACCGCTGTGGCACCTCAAGGGGGCCCCGGACGACCGGGCCGTGTTCGCGGGCGAGGCGCGGGGCCTGTGGCTCTGGGCGATCGTCTGGCCGGAGCAGACCGGCCTCCTGATGTACGACGAGCTCGTCCTCACCGACCTCCGCGACGCGGGGGCCGAGATCGAGCTCCTGCCGTGCGGGGCGCTGAGCCCGCGCATCCTCGGGCCGGGATAG
- a CDS encoding TetR/AcrR family transcriptional regulator: MTAIEQTEAARPRGTRLPRRARRNQLLGAAQEVFVAQGYHAAAMDDIAERAGVSKPVLYQHFPGKLDLYLALLDQHCEALLLAVRTALASTTDNKLRVAATMDAYFAYVEDEGGAFRLVFESDLTNEPAVRERVDRVSLQCAEAISDVIAEDTGLSKDESMLLAVGLGGVSQVVARYWLSSESPVARDTAVGLLTSLAWRGIAGFPLHGSEQGTEA, from the coding sequence GTGACAGCCATCGAGCAGACCGAGGCAGCGCGTCCGCGGGGCACGCGACTGCCGCGCCGAGCCCGGCGCAACCAGCTGCTGGGCGCGGCCCAGGAGGTCTTCGTCGCGCAGGGTTACCACGCCGCGGCCATGGACGACATCGCGGAACGGGCCGGCGTGAGCAAGCCGGTGCTGTACCAGCACTTCCCCGGCAAGCTCGACCTCTACCTGGCGCTGCTGGACCAGCACTGCGAGGCCCTGCTGCTCGCCGTGCGCACGGCGCTCGCGTCGACGACCGACAACAAGCTGCGCGTGGCGGCGACCATGGACGCCTATTTCGCGTACGTGGAGGACGAGGGCGGCGCCTTCCGGCTGGTCTTCGAGTCCGACCTGACGAACGAGCCGGCCGTGCGCGAGCGCGTCGACCGGGTCTCGCTCCAGTGCGCGGAGGCCATCTCCGACGTCATCGCCGAGGACACCGGCCTGTCCAAGGACGAGTCGATGCTGCTGGCCGTGGGCCTGGGCGGGGTCTCGCAGGTGGTGGCCCGCTACTGGCTGTCCAGCGAGAGCCCGGTCGCCCGGGACACGGCGGTGGGCCTGCTGACCTCGCTCGCCTGGCGCGGTATCGCGGGCTTCCCGCTGCACGGCAGCGAGCAGGGCACCGAGGCCTGA
- the pelF gene encoding GT4 family glycosyltransferase PelF: protein MRVGLLTEGGYPYATGEARLWCDRLVRGLPQHEFELYALSRSAEQERARVQLPEHVTRVRTAPLWAPADDGRTYSRRERRRFADCFRELVHGICAGEAPAFEAGLYGLAALAREQGGLYAALRSESAVRAVESACRAPGAGRAVQTAQVPDLLEFVDELERMLRPLSLDWYEEPGSLGAVDVCHAAAGGVAALPGLLAKRFFGVPLLVTEYGVQLRAHYLEQSREGRPALRALLAAFHIRLAGEIYARADLLTPGNAHARRWQERCGAPRDKLRTVYPGMEADRFATVGESVDGGDPDTLVWVGRIEPAKDLIALLHAFAEVRKAAPQTRLRIFATAAAPGYLADCRSLAAQLFPDEAADAVTVGENPVTFEEIGGPEAPTPAEAYGAGRVVVLSSVIEGFPVTLAEAMLCGRATVSTDVGAVREVIGGTGLVVPPRNPRALADACLSLLRDPERAHRLGAAARARALELFTVEQNVAAFQEIYLRLLAAGSARPDGEVPFATPPEARVPGHWTSPTWAAAPTPTSEAAV, encoded by the coding sequence GTGCGGGTCGGACTGCTCACGGAAGGTGGTTATCCGTATGCCACGGGAGAGGCGAGGCTGTGGTGCGACCGGCTCGTGCGCGGGCTCCCGCAGCACGAGTTCGAGCTCTACGCACTGAGCCGAAGCGCCGAGCAGGAACGCGCGAGGGTCCAGCTGCCCGAGCACGTCACCCGGGTCCGCACCGCCCCCCTCTGGGCCCCGGCCGACGACGGGCGGACGTACTCCCGGCGCGAGCGCCGGCGGTTCGCCGACTGCTTCCGGGAACTGGTCCACGGGATCTGCGCGGGCGAGGCCCCCGCCTTCGAGGCCGGGCTCTACGGGCTCGCCGCACTCGCCCGCGAACAGGGCGGCCTGTACGCGGCGCTGCGCTCCGAGTCCGCCGTACGGGCCGTGGAGTCCGCCTGCCGGGCGCCGGGCGCCGGGCGCGCCGTACAGACGGCGCAGGTGCCGGACCTGCTGGAGTTCGTGGACGAACTGGAGCGGATGCTGCGGCCGTTGTCCCTCGACTGGTACGAGGAGCCCGGCAGCCTCGGCGCGGTCGACGTCTGCCACGCGGCGGCGGGCGGGGTCGCGGCGCTCCCCGGGCTGCTGGCCAAACGCTTCTTCGGAGTCCCGCTGCTGGTCACCGAGTACGGGGTCCAGCTGCGGGCCCACTACCTCGAGCAGAGCCGGGAGGGCCGCCCCGCCCTGCGGGCCCTGCTCGCGGCCTTCCACATCCGGCTGGCCGGCGAGATCTACGCCCGGGCCGACCTGCTGACCCCCGGGAACGCGCACGCCCGCCGCTGGCAGGAGCGGTGCGGAGCCCCCCGGGACAAGCTGCGGACGGTCTACCCGGGGATGGAGGCGGACCGATTCGCCACCGTCGGGGAGTCCGTGGACGGCGGGGACCCCGACACCCTCGTGTGGGTCGGCCGGATAGAGCCCGCCAAGGACCTCATCGCCCTGCTGCACGCCTTCGCGGAGGTCCGCAAGGCCGCCCCGCAGACCCGCCTGCGCATCTTCGCCACGGCCGCGGCACCCGGCTACCTCGCCGACTGCCGGTCCCTGGCCGCCCAGCTCTTCCCCGACGAGGCCGCCGACGCCGTCACCGTCGGGGAGAACCCGGTCACCTTCGAGGAGATCGGCGGACCCGAGGCGCCCACCCCGGCCGAGGCCTACGGCGCCGGGCGCGTCGTCGTCCTGTCCTCCGTGATCGAGGGCTTCCCGGTCACCCTGGCCGAGGCGATGCTCTGCGGCCGGGCCACCGTCTCCACCGACGTCGGCGCGGTCCGCGAGGTCATCGGTGGCACCGGGCTCGTCGTCCCGCCGCGCAACCCCCGGGCGCTGGCCGACGCCTGCCTGTCGCTGCTGCGCGACCCGGAACGGGCGCACCGGCTCGGTGCGGCCGCCCGGGCCCGGGCCCTGGAGCTGTTCACCGTCGAGCAGAACGTGGCCGCCTTCCAGGAGATCTACCTGCGGCTGCTCGCCGCCGGATCCGCCCGGCCGGACGGGGAGGTCCCCTTCGCCACGCCCCCGGAAGCCCGCGTGCCGGGGCACTGGACCAGCCCGACGTGGGCCGCCGCCCCCACCCCCACCTCGGAGGCAGCCGTATGA
- a CDS encoding DEAD/DEAH box helicase — MSPFPIQEMTLPVALSGTDVIGQAKTGTGKTLGFGLPLLERVTVPADVEAGRAEPGQLTDAPQALVVVPTRELCTQVTNDLLTAGKVRNVRVLAIYGGRAYEPQVEALKKGVDIIVGTPGRLLDLAGQKKLDLSHIRALVLDEADEMLDLGFLPDVEKIMNYLPPKRQTMLFSATMPGAVIGLARRYMTQPTHIRAVSEDGEGATVANIAQHVFRAHNMDKPELVSRILQAEGRGLAMIFCRTKRTAADIAEQLEKRGFASGAVHGDLGQGAREQALRAFRNGKVDVLVCTDVAARGIDVEGVTHVINYQTPEDEKTFLHRVGRTGRAGNKGIAVTLVDWDDIPRWQLINKALELDFHDPVETYSTSPHLYEQMNIPAGTKGILPRAERTRAGLKAEDVEDLGETGGRGGRGGRSGPAAAAAVVTEERPARTRTPRQRRRTRGGTELGAETAEAVAVTPQAEAPEAPAADEPRRPRRRRTRAAVVPAQAAEAVEAAPVTPVAVVEAPAAVAVEAVVEAPAKPKRTRTRKAVAAVAEAAVVEAPAEEAPVKPKRVRKVAEAAPEPDFQMAPPVEPVKARRTRTRKVAEAAPVAPAAAVAEEAPVKPKRTRTRKAAAAPEA, encoded by the coding sequence GTGTCCCCCTTCCCGATCCAGGAGATGACCCTTCCCGTCGCCCTTTCCGGCACGGACGTCATCGGCCAGGCCAAGACCGGAACCGGCAAGACGCTCGGTTTCGGCCTTCCGCTGCTGGAGCGGGTCACCGTCCCCGCGGACGTCGAGGCGGGCCGGGCCGAGCCCGGGCAGCTGACCGACGCCCCGCAGGCCCTCGTGGTGGTTCCGACCCGCGAGCTGTGCACCCAGGTCACCAACGACCTCCTGACCGCGGGCAAGGTCCGCAACGTCCGCGTCCTCGCCATATACGGCGGCCGCGCGTACGAGCCCCAGGTCGAGGCGCTCAAGAAGGGCGTCGACATCATCGTCGGCACCCCGGGCCGCCTGCTCGACCTGGCCGGTCAGAAGAAGCTCGACCTGTCGCACATCCGCGCCCTGGTCCTCGACGAGGCCGACGAGATGCTCGACCTGGGCTTCCTGCCCGACGTCGAGAAGATCATGAACTACCTGCCGCCGAAGCGTCAGACGATGCTGTTCTCGGCGACCATGCCGGGCGCGGTCATCGGCCTGGCCCGCCGGTACATGACGCAGCCGACCCACATCCGCGCCGTCTCCGAGGACGGCGAGGGCGCGACCGTCGCCAACATCGCGCAGCACGTCTTCCGCGCGCACAACATGGACAAGCCGGAGCTGGTCTCCCGCATCCTGCAGGCGGAGGGCCGCGGCCTGGCCATGATCTTCTGCCGCACCAAGCGCACGGCGGCCGACATCGCCGAGCAGCTGGAGAAGCGCGGCTTCGCCTCGGGCGCCGTCCACGGCGACCTGGGCCAGGGCGCGCGCGAGCAGGCGCTGCGCGCGTTCCGCAACGGCAAGGTCGACGTGCTGGTGTGCACCGACGTCGCCGCGCGCGGTATCGATGTCGAGGGTGTCACCCACGTCATCAACTACCAGACGCCGGAGGACGAGAAGACCTTCCTGCACCGCGTGGGCCGCACCGGTCGCGCGGGCAACAAGGGCATCGCCGTCACCCTGGTCGACTGGGACGACATCCCGCGCTGGCAGCTGATCAACAAGGCGCTGGAGCTGGACTTCCACGACCCGGTCGAGACGTACTCCACGTCCCCGCACCTGTACGAGCAGATGAACATCCCGGCCGGCACCAAGGGCATCCTGCCGCGCGCCGAGCGCACGCGGGCCGGCCTGAAGGCCGAGGACGTCGAGGACCTGGGCGAGACCGGCGGCCGCGGTGGCCGTGGCGGCCGCTCCGGCCCGGCCGCGGCTGCCGCCGTGGTGACGGAGGAGCGCCCCGCGCGTACCCGTACGCCGCGTCAGCGCCGCCGCACCCGTGGTGGCACGGAGCTGGGCGCCGAGACCGCCGAGGCGGTCGCGGTGACCCCGCAGGCCGAGGCTCCCGAGGCTCCGGCCGCCGACGAGCCGCGCAGGCCGCGCCGCCGCCGGACCCGCGCCGCCGTGGTCCCGGCCCAGGCAGCCGAGGCCGTCGAGGCCGCTCCGGTGACTCCGGTCGCCGTGGTCGAGGCCCCTGCCGCCGTCGCGGTCGAGGCCGTCGTGGAGGCTCCGGCCAAGCCGAAGCGCACCCGCACCCGCAAGGCCGTCGCCGCGGTCGCCGAGGCGGCCGTGGTCGAGGCCCCGGCCGAGGAGGCCCCGGTCAAGCCGAAGCGCGTCCGCAAGGTCGCGGAGGCCGCTCCGGAGCCGGACTTCCAGATGGCCCCGCCCGTGGAGCCCGTCAAGGCCCGCCGTACCCGGACCCGCAAGGTCGCCGAGGCCGCTCCGGTGGCTCCGGCCGCCGCTGTGGCCGAGGAGGCCCCGGTCAAGCCGAAGCGCACCCGCACCCGCAAGGCCGCGGCCGCGCCGGAGGCGTAA